A window of the Brumimicrobium sp. genome harbors these coding sequences:
- a CDS encoding glycosyltransferase family 9 protein, translating to MQKFLIIQSAFLGDVILMTPIVSELHRLYPEAQIDVVVRKGNESLLQNNPKIHRLIVWNKKEHKYANLWKTLRAIRQTRYDEVITLQRFTSAGVLTLFSKAKRRIGFDKNAFSWMYGITKPHSLYSGLHEVERNLSLIAHHGAAALVRPELFPSQEDEKAVKSYKEINPVYYCLAPASVWETKMLPAYKWIEIIKYLVTKGDVFLLGAPSDIELCKEIQSNFDAQVYNLAGKLSLLQSAALMKDAAMNFVNDSGPLHIASAMNAPTRAFFCSTVPSFGFGPLADNSKVIETKLNLDCRPCGEHGFHACPLGHFKCGHSIDVSPENLDI from the coding sequence ATGCAAAAATTCCTTATTATACAAAGCGCTTTTTTGGGAGATGTGATACTTATGACGCCTATTGTTTCAGAGTTACACCGTCTTTATCCAGAAGCTCAAATTGATGTAGTAGTTCGTAAAGGGAATGAATCTTTGTTGCAAAATAACCCCAAAATCCACCGACTGATAGTTTGGAATAAGAAAGAACATAAATATGCTAATTTATGGAAGACACTTCGAGCCATCCGTCAAACGCGTTATGATGAGGTGATTACCTTACAACGTTTTACAAGTGCGGGAGTCTTAACTCTCTTTTCTAAAGCAAAAAGGAGAATAGGGTTTGATAAAAATGCATTTTCGTGGATGTATGGAATAACAAAACCACATTCTTTGTATTCCGGTTTGCATGAAGTGGAACGTAATTTAAGTTTGATTGCTCATCATGGAGCAGCTGCTCTGGTGAGACCCGAATTATTCCCTTCCCAAGAGGATGAAAAGGCGGTAAAATCCTATAAAGAAATAAACCCTGTGTATTATTGCTTAGCTCCAGCTTCAGTGTGGGAAACAAAGATGCTTCCTGCATATAAGTGGATAGAAATAATTAAATATTTAGTTACGAAGGGGGATGTTTTTTTACTAGGCGCTCCTTCCGATATTGAATTATGTAAGGAAATTCAATCCAATTTTGATGCACAAGTGTATAATTTAGCTGGAAAATTGAGTTTATTGCAAAGTGCAGCTTTGATGAAGGATGCTGCTATGAATTTTGTGAATGATTCAGGCCCTCTACACATTGCTTCTGCTATGAATGCACCTACTAGAGCTTTCTTTTGTTCCACTGTTCCTTCTTTTGGCTTTGGTCCTTTGGCAGATAATTCAAAAGTGATTGAAACGAAGCTGAATTTAGATTGTCGTCCTTGTGGTGAGCATGGGTTTCATGCGTGTCCGTTGGGACATTTTAAATGTGGGCATTCAATTGATGTTTCTCCAGAAAATTTAGATATTTAA
- a CDS encoding DUF4421 domain-containing protein, with the protein MKYILFIIIIAFVGTGFSQKKEKRKEKDTTDTLPFVLYRNKLVLHTAISYKNAPFYLQDKFGTFKQLNYQPNMNLIHGVGIAYKWFSLNINYKLPSSLEKPSYYGKTKYFDTRLQFSLKKWYFRIDMHNYKGFGIRNATVISDSIPLTPKNVFVNDGLTTASVGFNAFYFFDKTLNIKAATGVVGRYTRKAYGFYLRSCLNFYSVSSMAGIVPYRYIKEPTAVQTAHTIGVIETGAVPGYAYLNNINGWQFSIFGGLGGMIQGKYYIFKDPETGEDVNRGFMGLAPRIDLMIQGGYNVEKWFLMLTANFNQNNIDFNDFKYNQTYYNIGLRYGYRFTVKEKEKKKKGKK; encoded by the coding sequence GTGAAATATATACTATTTATTATAATCATTGCTTTTGTTGGCACAGGTTTTTCTCAAAAGAAAGAGAAAAGAAAGGAAAAAGATACTACTGATACTCTTCCTTTTGTTTTGTACAGAAATAAATTAGTTCTACATACAGCTATTTCGTATAAAAATGCCCCCTTTTACTTACAAGATAAATTTGGTACTTTCAAACAATTAAACTATCAACCAAACATGAACTTGATTCATGGAGTTGGTATTGCATATAAATGGTTTTCGCTTAATATAAACTATAAACTTCCTTCCTCGCTTGAAAAACCTTCATATTATGGGAAAACAAAATATTTTGATACAAGACTCCAATTCTCATTAAAAAAATGGTATTTCCGCATTGATATGCATAATTACAAAGGATTCGGAATTCGAAATGCAACAGTAATATCAGATTCTATTCCGTTAACTCCGAAAAATGTTTTTGTGAATGATGGTTTAACTACTGCATCCGTTGGATTTAATGCTTTCTATTTCTTTGATAAAACGTTGAATATAAAAGCCGCTACCGGTGTTGTAGGTAGATACACCCGTAAGGCTTATGGATTTTATCTACGCTCATGCCTTAATTTCTACTCCGTTAGTAGCATGGCTGGTATTGTTCCTTATCGTTATATCAAGGAGCCTACTGCTGTACAAACCGCACATACAATTGGTGTAATAGAAACTGGAGCTGTTCCCGGATATGCTTACCTCAACAATATCAACGGTTGGCAATTCAGTATTTTCGGTGGTTTAGGTGGAATGATACAAGGGAAATATTATATTTTCAAAGATCCTGAAACTGGTGAAGATGTTAATCGTGGATTTATGGGGCTTGCCCCACGTATCGACCTTATGATTCAAGGAGGATATAATGTGGAAAAATGGTTTTTAATGTTGACAGCCAATTTTAATCAAAATAATATTGATTTCAATGATTTTAAGTACAATCAGACCTATTACAATATTGGTTTACGCTACGGGTATCGTTTCACTGTGAAAGAAAAAGAGAAGAAGAAAAAAGGCAAGAAATAA
- a CDS encoding class I SAM-dependent methyltransferase, with the protein MKKLYKFLLNTLPRPLLIRLSYVFKFFAPYIYQGNKVACPVCEHTFRKFLSYGSNVAHRENVLCPYDLTLERHRLMWLYLNQETDFFEAPIELLHIAPEQCFHGLFKKQKNLTYLTGDIESPIADLHFDLHNIPLEDNRFDVIFCNHVLEHVEDANQCMRELYRVMKPGGWGIFQVPQDLTRDKTYEDPSITSPEEREKHFWQKDHVRLFGLDYPDWLRRAGFEVEEFVTSKEFSKELIDRYRLIEKEILYIARKK; encoded by the coding sequence ATGAAAAAACTGTACAAATTTCTACTGAACACCTTACCCAGACCACTTTTAATTAGATTAAGTTATGTATTTAAATTTTTTGCGCCCTACATCTATCAAGGGAATAAAGTGGCATGCCCGGTTTGTGAACATACTTTTCGAAAGTTTTTATCGTATGGGTCGAATGTAGCTCACAGAGAAAATGTGTTATGTCCTTACGACTTAACCTTAGAAAGACATCGTTTGATGTGGTTGTATTTAAATCAAGAAACTGATTTTTTTGAAGCACCAATTGAATTATTACATATTGCTCCGGAACAATGTTTTCATGGACTTTTTAAAAAACAAAAAAATCTAACCTATTTAACAGGTGATATTGAATCTCCCATTGCTGATTTACACTTCGACTTACACAATATTCCATTGGAGGATAATCGTTTTGATGTAATATTCTGTAATCACGTGCTCGAGCATGTGGAGGATGCGAATCAATGTATGCGTGAATTGTATCGTGTTATGAAGCCCGGAGGTTGGGGTATTTTTCAAGTGCCACAAGATTTAACGAGAGATAAGACCTATGAAGATCCAAGCATTACTTCTCCTGAAGAAAGAGAAAAGCATTTTTGGCAGAAAGATCATGTCCGACTTTTTGGATTGGATTATCCTGATTGGTTGCGGAGAGCAGGCTTTGAAGTAGAGGAGTTTGTTACAAGCAAGGAGTTTAGTAAAGAATTGATTGATCGCTATCGTTTGATCGAGAAGGAAATATTATATATTGCCCGAAAGAAATAA
- the lon gene encoding endopeptidase La yields the protein MDDIFNKKSIGFGIPEDADISDAEFIPLITEEEEDNMQKAIFPSDIPILPLRNNVLFPGVVIPITVGRDKSIDLIKFANKTDKVIGVVSQKSTDVEDPGMEHLHKIGTVATIIRLLKMPDGTSTAIIQGKRRFELKEITQNTPFLRGRIELCNEQIVPKSDKEFTAMIQSMKKLSMKIIQESPEIPSEAQFAIKNIDSPSFLINFISSNMNADVSTKQQLLDELDWRKRAMFILQHLTEEAQQLKMRNEIQSRVKVDLDKKQREYFLQQQIKTIQEELGDDPISQDIEGLRQRAQKMLWTEKVEKMFYKELNRLERMNPQGAEFTVQLNYLDLLLDLPWSKFSKDKLDLKKAEKILNQDHYGLEKVKKRILEYLAVLKLKNDMKSPILCFYGPPGVGKTSLGKSIAKALGREYVRMSLGGIHDESEIRGHRKTYIGAMPGRVIQNIKKAGTSNPVFVLDEIDKISHSNHGDPSSAMLEVLDPEQNNEFYDNYVETEYDLSRVMFIATANDLSTIQGPLRDRMELIEVSGYTVEEKIEIAKRHLIPNQLKAHGIVKSDFSISSSVLEKLIEEYTHESGVRGLDKMIAKLVRNRARQIAMEEKFEKTISADDLKIIIGPGHAKTKYDTNETAGIVTGLAWTSMGGDILFIESSIAPGKGKLTLTGNLGDVMKESATIAMQFLKSHADWFNIKQDVFTNYDVHIHVPEGATPKDGPSAGITMLTSLASLFTQRKVKKYVAMTGEITLRGDVLPVGGIKEKILAAKRASIKEIILCEKNRQDIEEIKADYLKGLKFHYVNTMKEVLNIALTNQKVKDAISFHE from the coding sequence ATGGACGATATTTTTAACAAAAAAAGCATTGGTTTTGGAATTCCAGAAGACGCTGACATTTCAGATGCTGAATTTATTCCATTAATCACAGAAGAGGAAGAAGATAATATGCAAAAGGCAATATTTCCTTCTGATATCCCTATTTTACCATTGCGAAATAATGTATTATTTCCGGGAGTGGTAATCCCTATTACAGTGGGAAGGGATAAATCCATTGATCTCATCAAATTTGCTAATAAAACAGATAAAGTAATAGGTGTAGTTTCTCAAAAGAGTACTGATGTAGAAGATCCTGGAATGGAACATTTGCATAAAATTGGAACTGTAGCAACGATTATACGTTTGTTAAAAATGCCAGATGGAACATCAACCGCTATTATTCAAGGAAAAAGAAGATTTGAGTTAAAAGAAATTACCCAAAATACGCCTTTTTTACGTGGGAGAATAGAGTTGTGTAATGAGCAAATAGTGCCAAAGAGCGATAAGGAATTCACAGCTATGATTCAGTCTATGAAGAAATTATCCATGAAAATCATTCAAGAATCGCCTGAAATTCCTTCGGAAGCTCAATTTGCAATTAAGAATATTGATAGCCCTAGTTTCTTAATCAATTTTATTTCATCTAATATGAATGCCGATGTTTCAACGAAACAACAGCTTTTGGATGAACTAGATTGGAGAAAAAGAGCCATGTTTATTTTACAACATTTGACTGAAGAAGCGCAACAACTAAAAATGCGAAATGAAATTCAGTCACGTGTAAAGGTTGATTTAGATAAGAAGCAAAGAGAATATTTTCTACAACAACAAATCAAAACCATTCAAGAAGAATTAGGAGATGATCCTATTAGTCAGGATATTGAAGGGTTGAGACAACGTGCCCAAAAGATGCTGTGGACAGAGAAAGTAGAAAAAATGTTCTATAAAGAATTGAATCGCTTGGAACGTATGAATCCGCAAGGAGCTGAGTTTACTGTTCAGTTAAATTATTTGGATTTGTTATTAGATTTACCTTGGAGTAAATTCTCTAAGGATAAATTAGATTTAAAGAAAGCAGAAAAAATTCTTAATCAAGATCATTATGGGTTAGAAAAGGTGAAGAAACGTATCCTAGAATATCTAGCCGTCCTAAAACTGAAAAATGATATGAAATCTCCTATTTTATGCTTTTATGGACCTCCTGGAGTAGGTAAAACTTCTCTTGGAAAATCTATTGCAAAAGCATTGGGGAGAGAATATGTACGAATGTCTTTAGGTGGTATTCATGATGAGAGTGAAATCCGTGGACATAGAAAAACTTACATTGGAGCCATGCCGGGGCGTGTTATTCAGAATATTAAAAAAGCAGGAACCTCCAACCCAGTGTTTGTTTTAGATGAGATTGATAAAATTTCACATTCCAATCATGGAGATCCCTCCAGTGCAATGTTAGAGGTATTAGATCCAGAACAAAACAATGAGTTTTACGATAATTATGTAGAAACTGAATATGATTTATCACGTGTAATGTTTATTGCTACAGCCAATGATTTATCAACTATTCAAGGACCTCTACGTGATAGAATGGAATTAATTGAGGTTTCAGGATATACTGTTGAAGAAAAGATTGAAATTGCTAAACGTCATTTAATTCCTAATCAACTAAAAGCACATGGAATTGTAAAATCAGATTTTTCTATTAGTAGTTCCGTGCTTGAAAAACTGATAGAAGAATACACACATGAGTCGGGTGTAAGAGGCTTGGATAAAATGATAGCTAAGTTAGTACGTAATAGAGCGCGTCAGATTGCTATGGAGGAAAAATTTGAAAAAACGATTTCAGCAGATGATTTGAAAATAATTATTGGCCCAGGTCATGCCAAAACTAAGTATGACACGAATGAAACTGCTGGAATTGTAACTGGATTGGCTTGGACAAGTATGGGAGGAGATATTCTTTTTATAGAATCGTCTATTGCACCAGGAAAAGGTAAGTTAACGTTGACTGGGAATCTAGGTGATGTTATGAAAGAATCTGCTACCATTGCTATGCAATTCCTAAAATCTCATGCAGATTGGTTTAATATTAAACAAGATGTATTTACGAATTATGATGTACATATTCATGTTCCAGAAGGAGCGACACCAAAAGATGGTCCTTCTGCAGGAATTACCATGTTGACTTCTTTAGCTTCTTTGTTTACACAGCGTAAAGTAAAAAAATACGTAGCTATGACGGGGGAAATTACACTTCGAGGAGATGTATTACCTGTTGGGGGAATCAAAGAAAAAATTCTGGCTGCTAAACGGGCTTCTATTAAAGAAATCATTTTGTGCGAGAAGAATAGACAAGATATTGAAGAAATTAAAGCAGATTATTTAAAAGGACTAAAATTCCATTATGTGAATACAATGAAAGAAGTGTTGAATATCGCATTGACCAATCAAAAGGTGAAAGATGCTATTTCTTTCCATGAATGA